A region of Pyxidicoccus parkwaysis DNA encodes the following proteins:
- a CDS encoding DUF7716 domain-containing protein, with translation MRFVNGVDAMVELRFLGRLLAELDARTRGRALYMQDPAPWTEQSLGAVLERDIYSDELPPLAVSHRLYRVLSASDVMQVVQNARSQKSTVSETELVAALNFYFANDAFIDFSRG, from the coding sequence GTGCGTTTCGTGAATGGAGTGGATGCGATGGTTGAGCTGAGGTTCCTGGGGCGGCTTCTTGCCGAGCTGGATGCGAGAACCCGCGGCCGCGCCCTGTACATGCAGGATCCGGCCCCATGGACCGAGCAGAGCCTGGGTGCAGTGCTGGAGCGGGACATCTACTCGGATGAGTTGCCGCCCCTCGCGGTGTCGCATCGACTCTATCGGGTGCTGTCCGCGTCGGACGTGATGCAGGTCGTCCAGAACGCCCGTTCGCAGAAGAGCACCGTAAGCGAGACAGAACTTGTCGCCGCCTTGAACTTCTACTTCGCGAACGACGCGTTCATCGATTTCAGCAGAGGGTAG
- a CDS encoding SpoIID/LytB domain-containing protein: protein MLRPVALVLLLLAPLRAFAVETLRIAIEDADGDVRVSGKGLAFGADTEDASFTAIPSGQATIRRRGAKLEVNGAPVVGDSVRFRAGAGATDDAGIPGDEPLKAGTAQVRGDVVVRTYRDGLQLINVIPLEDYLAAVLGSEMPVSFPPEALKAQAVAARTYALQKKLEAYSNAFHLGSSVLHQVYGGVNREDPRTRAAVEATRGQVLTYELAPIEAYFHASCGGRTESGLDALQRDLPYLQPVECPCGKLPASRWKATISDAEVKSALRHPAQGLRVSGRTSTRRVTRVTLGDGASMDGVELRRRLGYTRLKSLDFEVERTDHGYVFSGRGYGHGAGLCQWGAKALADGGRGYREILSHYYPGAELQQLY, encoded by the coding sequence ATGTTGCGACCTGTTGCACTCGTCCTGCTCCTGCTCGCTCCGCTGCGCGCCTTCGCCGTGGAGACCCTCCGCATCGCCATCGAGGACGCGGACGGCGACGTGCGCGTGAGCGGCAAGGGGCTCGCCTTCGGCGCCGACACCGAGGACGCCTCCTTCACCGCCATCCCCTCCGGCCAGGCCACCATCCGCCGCCGGGGCGCGAAGCTGGAGGTCAACGGCGCACCCGTCGTCGGAGACTCCGTCCGCTTCCGCGCGGGCGCCGGTGCCACCGACGACGCCGGCATCCCCGGCGACGAGCCCCTCAAGGCCGGCACTGCCCAGGTGCGGGGCGACGTCGTCGTGCGCACCTACCGCGACGGGCTCCAGCTCATCAACGTCATCCCCCTGGAGGACTACCTCGCCGCGGTGCTCGGCAGCGAGATGCCCGTGTCCTTCCCTCCGGAGGCCCTCAAGGCCCAGGCCGTGGCCGCGCGCACCTACGCCCTCCAGAAGAAGCTGGAGGCGTACAGCAACGCCTTCCACCTCGGCAGCAGCGTGCTCCACCAGGTGTACGGCGGCGTCAACCGCGAGGACCCTCGCACCCGCGCCGCCGTGGAGGCCACGCGCGGCCAGGTGCTCACCTACGAGCTGGCCCCCATCGAGGCCTACTTCCACGCCTCCTGCGGCGGCCGCACCGAGTCCGGGCTCGACGCCCTCCAGAGGGACCTCCCGTACCTCCAGCCCGTCGAGTGCCCCTGCGGCAAGCTGCCCGCCAGCCGCTGGAAGGCCACCATCTCCGACGCGGAGGTGAAGTCGGCGCTCCGTCACCCCGCCCAGGGGCTGCGCGTCTCCGGCCGCACCTCCACCCGCCGGGTGACGCGCGTGACGCTCGGGGACGGCGCCTCGATGGACGGGGTGGAGCTCCGCCGCCGGCTCGGCTACACGCGCCTCAAGAGCCTCGACTTCGAGGTGGAGCGGACGGACCACGGTTATGTGTTCTCCGGACGCGGCTACGGCCACGGGGCCGGTCTCTGCCAGTGGGGCGCGAAGGCGCTCGCCGACGGGGGCCGGGGCTACCGGGAGATTCTCTCCCACTACTACCCCGGGGCCGAGCTGCAGCAGCTCTACTGA
- the queA gene encoding tRNA preQ1(34) S-adenosylmethionine ribosyltransferase-isomerase QueA, with product MSSRLSDYDFELPESQIAQAPLAERDASRLLAVNRSTGAWSHRRFSDLPELLRDGDLLVLNDARVIPARLLGQKAGTGGRVELLVVRPAANTLTSAALGGAPESLEWICLGQASKGLKPAQRLSFAGGLEAEVLAALGGGEYRVAFHAPPGTSLASLLDAAGRLPLPPYITREPDAADAERYQTVYARASGAVAAPTAGLHFTQDLFAKLEAKGVRRAVVTLDVGPGTFLPVREEELDRHHMHPERYTVPEATARAVNEAHAEGRRVVAVGTTVVRTLESATDPQTGRLREGPGETTLFIRPGFRFRQVDALLTNFHLPRSTLVVLVSALLGRERTLAAYAEAVREGYRFFSYGDAMLVSE from the coding sequence GTGTCGTCACGCCTCTCCGACTACGACTTCGAGCTCCCCGAATCGCAAATCGCCCAGGCCCCCCTGGCCGAGCGCGATGCCTCGCGCCTGCTCGCCGTGAATCGCTCCACCGGCGCCTGGTCGCACCGCCGCTTCTCGGACCTGCCCGAGCTGCTGCGCGACGGGGATTTGCTCGTCCTCAACGACGCCCGCGTCATCCCCGCGCGCCTGCTGGGCCAGAAGGCCGGCACCGGTGGCCGCGTGGAGTTGCTCGTGGTGCGCCCCGCCGCCAACACGCTCACCTCGGCCGCGCTCGGCGGCGCTCCCGAGTCGCTGGAGTGGATCTGCCTGGGGCAGGCCTCCAAGGGCCTCAAGCCTGCGCAGCGGCTCTCCTTCGCCGGAGGCCTCGAGGCCGAGGTGCTGGCGGCGCTCGGAGGCGGGGAGTACCGGGTGGCCTTCCACGCGCCTCCGGGCACCTCGCTGGCCTCGCTGCTGGACGCGGCCGGGCGCCTGCCGCTGCCGCCCTACATCACCCGCGAGCCCGATGCCGCCGACGCCGAGCGCTACCAGACAGTCTACGCGCGGGCCTCCGGCGCCGTGGCCGCGCCCACCGCCGGCCTGCACTTCACGCAGGACCTCTTCGCGAAGCTGGAGGCGAAGGGCGTACGGCGCGCGGTGGTGACGCTGGATGTCGGGCCGGGCACCTTCCTGCCGGTGCGCGAGGAGGAGCTCGACAGGCACCACATGCACCCGGAGCGCTACACCGTCCCCGAGGCCACCGCGCGCGCCGTCAACGAGGCCCACGCGGAGGGCCGGCGCGTCGTCGCGGTGGGCACCACCGTGGTGCGTACGCTGGAGTCCGCCACGGACCCCCAGACGGGCCGCCTGCGCGAGGGCCCCGGCGAGACGACCCTCTTCATCCGCCCCGGCTTCCGCTTCCGCCAGGTGGACGCGCTGCTCACCAACTTCCACCTCCCGCGCTCGACGCTGGTGGTGCTGGTGAGCGCGCTGCTGGGCCGCGAGCGCACGCTGGCGGCCTACGCGGAGGCGGTGCGCGAGGGCTACCGGTTCTTCAGTTACGGCGACGCCATGCTGGTGTCGGAGTGA
- the tgt gene encoding tRNA guanosine(34) transglycosylase Tgt, translating into MDEQQTPQRGEKGDTRVPPGLVRFELLHEDTSSKARRGRLHTPHGPVETPIFMPVGTVGSVKSVGPDDLLTLDAQIILGNTYHLMLRPGEALVGEMGGLHRFVSWNRPMLTDSGGFQVFSLSEKRKITEEGAAFQSHLDGARHFLTPERSIDIQETLGADVIMAFDECPPSTEDRAYLEASLARTTRWLHRCVKAWSRQRSSLFGIVQGGLHEDLRKRHAEEVCAVDLPGYALGGYSVGEAPEAMHAGVAYSAPLLPRDKPRYLMGVGTPVDLVTCVEAGVDMFDCVLPTRCARNGLLFTSEGKLVIRNASYAKDPRPVDPACACYTCRNFSRAYLRHLFAAGEILAMRLNTIHNLHYFLSLMADIRRAVAEDRFAAFAREFRERARAQETERTRGR; encoded by the coding sequence ATGGACGAGCAGCAGACACCGCAGCGCGGCGAGAAGGGCGACACCCGGGTCCCCCCGGGGCTGGTGCGCTTCGAGTTGCTCCACGAGGACACGAGCTCGAAGGCACGCCGCGGCCGGCTGCACACGCCGCACGGGCCCGTGGAGACGCCCATCTTCATGCCCGTGGGCACCGTGGGCAGCGTCAAGAGCGTGGGGCCGGATGACCTGCTCACGCTCGACGCGCAAATCATCCTCGGCAACACCTACCACCTGATGCTCCGCCCCGGAGAGGCGCTCGTCGGGGAGATGGGCGGCCTGCACCGCTTCGTCTCCTGGAACCGGCCCATGCTCACCGACAGCGGCGGCTTCCAGGTCTTCAGCCTCTCCGAGAAGCGCAAAATCACGGAGGAGGGCGCCGCCTTCCAGTCGCACCTGGACGGCGCGCGGCACTTCCTCACGCCGGAGCGCTCCATCGACATCCAGGAGACGCTGGGCGCCGACGTCATCATGGCCTTCGACGAGTGCCCGCCCTCCACCGAGGACCGTGCATATCTCGAGGCGTCCCTGGCCCGCACCACGCGCTGGCTGCACCGGTGCGTGAAGGCGTGGAGCCGCCAGCGCTCGTCGCTCTTCGGCATCGTCCAGGGCGGTTTGCACGAGGATTTGCGCAAGCGCCACGCGGAGGAGGTCTGCGCGGTGGACCTGCCCGGCTACGCGCTGGGCGGCTACTCCGTGGGCGAGGCCCCCGAGGCCATGCACGCGGGCGTGGCGTACTCGGCGCCGCTGTTGCCGCGCGACAAGCCCCGCTACCTCATGGGCGTGGGCACGCCCGTGGACCTGGTCACCTGCGTGGAGGCCGGGGTGGACATGTTCGACTGTGTGCTCCCCACCCGTTGTGCACGCAACGGCCTGCTCTTCACCTCGGAGGGCAAGCTCGTCATCCGCAATGCGTCATACGCGAAGGACCCGAGGCCGGTGGACCCTGCGTGTGCCTGCTACACCTGCCGCAACTTCAGCAGGGCCTACCTCCGCCACCTCTTCGCGGCGGGCGAAATCCTGGCCATGCGGCTCAACACCATCCACAACCTCCACTACTTCCTGAGTCTCATGGCGGACATCCGACGCGCCGTGGCCGAGGACCGCTTCGCCGCCTTCGCCCGCGAATTCCGCGAGCGCGCCCGGGCCCAGGAGACCGAGCGGACCCGTGGCCGGTGA
- the yajC gene encoding preprotein translocase subunit YajC, with translation MAESFLILAQAGAGGNPFGTLAFLVALVAIMYFIMIRPQQKQLKEHRTLLGSLKKGDEVVTSGGMLGKIHLVDERTVTLEVASGVRIRVLKTSISAKGTVAEGAPVAAAEEKKKEEK, from the coding sequence GTGGCTGAGAGCTTTCTGATTCTGGCGCAGGCCGGTGCCGGCGGTAACCCGTTCGGCACGCTGGCCTTCCTGGTCGCGCTGGTGGCGATCATGTACTTCATCATGATCCGGCCCCAGCAGAAGCAGCTGAAGGAGCACCGGACCCTGCTCGGCTCCCTGAAGAAGGGGGACGAGGTCGTCACCTCCGGCGGCATGCTCGGGAAGATTCACCTCGTGGATGAGCGGACGGTGACGCTGGAAGTGGCCAGCGGCGTGCGCATCCGCGTGCTCAAGACGTCCATCAGTGCCAAGGGCACTGTGGCGGAAGGCGCGCCGGTGGCGGCCGCCGAAGAGAAGAAGAAGGAGGAGAAGTAA
- the secD gene encoding protein translocase subunit SecD: MDRGWWWKFGLIVAVTLGTIWFLIPTYYSLVVLDRDQRNNVAVLEQRLPSWAPPARYRLNLGLDLQGGIHMVMRVDTKTALQKRTERRGQQIASYVNDKKLGEVTADTDPELLQLTLTAKDPATMDAIEKEVLSAFGDFKRVSRSGGTLVLAPDESQTTRFREEAVDQAMLVIRRRIDKWGVAEVDVRKLGTDSIQISLPGRSNPEQAKELVGTTAQLEFRMVDDTNPQFFAQMYQQHPPPEGSNITLVQEGGFPQLSAPTREAILAYTKDKTPEGREVLTECIANPVKKNECSAYRSYLVEKNVPLTGESLAGADASLSNLNEPEVNIAFDAAGAREFEKLTEAGVGRRMAIVLDENVQTAPNINEKIGGGRARITMGRMGARSFNEWLGEAQTLALVLKAGALPAPVTVGEIRQVGASLGDELIKKGSMAALVGLALVVLFMAVYYRKSGLIADVALILNGLLILAGLAFFNATLTLPGIAGFVLTLGIAVDANVLINERIREELSHGKTARAAVDQGYDRAFWTIFDAHVTTLIAGFILFFTGTGPVRGFATTLIVGLLASLFTSIVVTRVITTYFVHGRNAARVSV, encoded by the coding sequence ATGGACCGCGGCTGGTGGTGGAAGTTCGGACTCATTGTCGCGGTGACGCTGGGGACCATCTGGTTCCTCATCCCGACGTATTACTCGCTCGTGGTCCTGGACCGCGACCAGCGCAACAACGTGGCGGTGCTCGAGCAGCGCCTGCCGAGTTGGGCGCCTCCCGCGCGGTACCGCCTCAACCTGGGGCTGGACCTGCAGGGTGGCATCCACATGGTGATGCGCGTGGACACCAAGACGGCGCTGCAGAAGCGCACCGAGCGCCGTGGTCAGCAGATCGCCAGCTATGTCAATGACAAGAAGCTGGGCGAGGTGACCGCGGATACGGATCCGGAGTTGCTCCAGCTCACCCTGACGGCGAAGGACCCTGCGACGATGGACGCCATCGAGAAGGAGGTCCTGTCCGCCTTCGGCGACTTCAAGCGCGTCAGCCGCAGCGGCGGCACGCTGGTGCTCGCCCCGGACGAGAGCCAGACGACCCGCTTCCGCGAGGAGGCCGTGGACCAGGCCATGCTCGTCATCCGCCGCCGCATCGACAAGTGGGGCGTGGCGGAAGTGGACGTGCGCAAGCTGGGCACCGACTCCATCCAGATTTCGCTGCCCGGCCGCAGCAACCCGGAGCAGGCCAAGGAGCTCGTCGGCACCACCGCGCAGCTGGAGTTCCGGATGGTGGATGACACCAATCCCCAGTTCTTCGCGCAGATGTACCAGCAGCACCCGCCGCCGGAGGGCAGCAACATCACCCTGGTGCAGGAGGGTGGCTTCCCGCAGCTGTCCGCCCCCACGCGCGAGGCGATTCTCGCCTACACCAAGGACAAGACGCCGGAAGGCCGCGAGGTGCTCACCGAGTGCATCGCCAACCCGGTGAAGAAGAACGAGTGCTCCGCCTACCGCAGCTACCTGGTGGAGAAGAACGTGCCGCTGACGGGTGAGAGCCTGGCGGGCGCGGACGCGTCGCTCAGCAACCTCAACGAGCCGGAGGTGAATATCGCCTTCGACGCGGCGGGCGCGCGTGAGTTCGAGAAGCTGACCGAGGCGGGCGTGGGCCGCCGCATGGCCATTGTGCTGGACGAGAACGTCCAGACGGCGCCGAACATCAACGAGAAGATTGGCGGCGGCCGGGCCCGCATCACCATGGGCCGCATGGGCGCTCGCTCCTTCAACGAGTGGCTGGGTGAGGCGCAGACGCTGGCGCTGGTGCTGAAGGCGGGCGCGCTGCCGGCCCCGGTGACGGTGGGCGAAATCCGTCAGGTGGGCGCGAGCCTCGGTGACGAGCTCATCAAGAAGGGCAGCATGGCGGCGCTGGTGGGTCTGGCGCTGGTGGTCCTCTTCATGGCCGTCTACTACCGGAAGTCCGGCCTCATCGCGGACGTGGCGCTCATCCTCAACGGCCTGCTCATCCTCGCGGGCCTGGCGTTCTTCAACGCGACGCTGACGCTGCCGGGCATCGCCGGCTTCGTGCTCACGCTGGGCATCGCGGTGGATGCCAACGTGCTCATCAACGAGCGCATCCGCGAGGAGCTCAGCCACGGCAAGACGGCGCGGGCGGCGGTGGACCAGGGCTATGACCGCGCCTTCTGGACCATCTTCGACGCGCACGTGACGACGCTCATCGCCGGCTTCATCCTGTTCTTCACGGGAACGGGTCCGGTGCGCGGCTTCGCCACCACGCTCATCGTCGGCCTGCTGGCCTCGCTCTTCACGTCCATCGTGGTGACGCGCGTCATCACCACCTACTTCGTCCACGGCCGCAACGCGGCGCGGGTCTCTGTCTGA
- the secF gene encoding protein translocase subunit SecF, whose product MQILKHKTNFDFIGKRKPAIFISTLINLAIIVGIAAFGFNFGVDFAGGTVVELKFNHSISDTEVRDRAVKGGLHDVSVQNIGAKEDNAFLLRMGGVTQLTEENAAKAKTAIQGLGTITNIYPDLANGIINFRSATPLDAKTVRDTVVATGTGVQEVRELGESSSGHGFDYQVVASGMADKVREVLSQGQDTPDFEQRRVDYVGPQVGKQLRNRGIMALVYSMLAILIYVAFRFDFKFGPGALLAMIHDVVMVAGYYLVSRREFNLTSIAALLTIVGYSVNDTIVIYDRIREDMVKYKGKPLAEVINIAVNDTLGRTILTSGVTALSLIGLLIFGVGEIFDFAMAMLVGIVVGTYSSVYIASPLTIWLDERAAAKAARGGGIDRQQPKVA is encoded by the coding sequence ATGCAGATTCTCAAGCACAAGACGAACTTCGACTTCATCGGCAAGCGCAAGCCGGCCATCTTCATCTCCACCCTCATCAACCTGGCCATCATCGTCGGCATCGCCGCGTTCGGGTTCAACTTCGGCGTGGACTTCGCCGGTGGCACGGTGGTGGAGCTGAAGTTCAATCACTCCATCAGCGACACCGAGGTCCGTGACCGCGCCGTCAAGGGCGGCCTGCACGACGTCAGCGTGCAGAACATCGGCGCCAAGGAGGACAACGCGTTCCTGCTCCGCATGGGCGGCGTCACGCAGCTCACCGAGGAGAACGCGGCCAAGGCGAAGACGGCCATCCAGGGCCTGGGCACCATCACCAACATCTACCCGGACCTGGCCAACGGCATCATCAACTTCCGCTCCGCCACGCCGCTGGACGCCAAGACGGTCCGCGACACGGTGGTGGCCACGGGCACCGGCGTGCAGGAAGTGCGCGAGCTGGGTGAGAGCTCCTCGGGCCACGGCTTCGACTACCAGGTGGTGGCCAGCGGCATGGCGGACAAGGTCCGCGAGGTGCTGAGCCAGGGCCAGGACACGCCGGACTTCGAGCAGCGCCGCGTGGACTACGTGGGTCCGCAGGTGGGCAAGCAGCTGCGCAACCGCGGCATCATGGCGCTCGTCTACTCGATGCTCGCCATCCTCATCTACGTGGCGTTCCGCTTCGACTTCAAGTTCGGTCCGGGCGCGCTGCTCGCCATGATTCACGACGTCGTCATGGTGGCCGGCTACTACCTGGTGAGCCGCCGCGAGTTCAACCTCACGTCCATCGCCGCGCTGCTGACCATCGTCGGCTACTCCGTGAATGACACCATCGTCATCTACGACCGCATCCGCGAGGACATGGTCAAGTACAAGGGCAAGCCCCTGGCCGAGGTCATCAACATCGCCGTCAACGACACGCTGGGCCGCACCATCCTCACTTCCGGCGTGACGGCGCTGTCGCTCATCGGTCTGCTCATCTTCGGCGTGGGCGAAATCTTCGACTTCGCCATGGCCATGCTGGTGGGCATCGTCGTCGGTACGTACTCGTCCGTGTACATCGCCAGCCCGCTGACCATCTGGCTGGACGAGCGCGCCGCGGCGAAGGCGGCCCGCGGTGGCGGCATCGACCGGCAGCAGCCGAAGGTGGCCTAA
- a CDS encoding outer membrane beta-barrel protein: MLSKGIIAGVAATMALAGVGTASAQERKEGKRGDVNVFLRGGVGDYTGDLGDLTSTGPAWGLTLNVQPTTFLGIEVGYEGSRNSISDARLLEEPALLRQGGSALVKVSPPFLTAIRPFVGAGLGLSYVDVRGQGADLYASDTMEEVPLAAGVEFNSGALTAGLRATYRVLLSEDFTSTPEADSGGLLDASLTLGARF; encoded by the coding sequence ATGCTTTCGAAAGGCATCATCGCGGGCGTGGCCGCGACCATGGCCCTCGCGGGAGTGGGCACCGCATCCGCCCAGGAGCGCAAGGAAGGCAAGCGCGGGGACGTCAACGTGTTCCTGCGAGGCGGGGTGGGCGACTACACGGGCGACCTCGGTGACTTGACGAGCACCGGCCCCGCGTGGGGCCTGACGCTCAACGTGCAGCCCACCACCTTCCTCGGCATCGAGGTGGGCTACGAGGGCTCGCGCAACAGCATCAGCGACGCCCGCCTGCTGGAGGAGCCGGCGCTCCTGCGCCAGGGCGGCAGTGCGCTGGTCAAGGTGTCCCCGCCCTTCCTCACCGCCATCCGTCCCTTCGTGGGCGCGGGCCTGGGCCTGTCCTACGTGGACGTGCGGGGCCAGGGCGCGGACCTCTACGCGTCGGACACGATGGAGGAGGTGCCGCTGGCGGCCGGCGTCGAGTTCAACAGCGGCGCGCTCACCGCGGGCCTCCGCGCCACCTACCGCGTGCTCCTCAGCGAGGACTTCACCTCCACGCCCGAGGCCGACTCCGGCGGCCTCCTGGACGCCTCGCTCACGCTGGGCGCCCGCTTCTAG
- the recJ gene encoding single-stranded-DNA-specific exonuclease RecJ gives MRWLLPDVVEEEVASLAGELSLHPLAAKVLLHRGFRTPESASAFLSDKLADLPDPFRMKGMPAAVERLTRALRTREKVTLYGDYDVDGVCSTSLLYLFLKELGAPPATYIPHRLDEGYGLNLSAVERIAADGTRVLVTLDCGITSVAEITRAKELGLDVVVVDHHTVPPTLPPAVAVLNPHQPGCEYPTKALCAAGVAFNFCMGLRKKLRDDGFFATRKEPNLRTLMDLVAMATVADVVPLTGANRILVSHGLQELSAGRRPGVRALKEVAGMDPDATVTAGQVGFRLGPRINAAGRLHDASLGLQLLTSESLESARSLASVLDRANAERQGIESSILTEALAQAESRRDSRGFVLYDEGWHPGVIGIVASRVVERFHRPTVMVGVKDGVGKGSARSIEGFHLYDALSGCSELMTKFGGHKHAAGLTIDADRLPAFRDAFERIALQRLTPEDLIPRCKVDAVVNPHDLDAHAVESLQRLGPFGQGNPEPVLVLRRQVARPRVLQPKSGTGSGHLKLALAEAPELDAIGFNMADRVTLVEGPVDLAFQAGFDTFRGQRKLSLRLKDVRKAA, from the coding sequence GTGCGGTGGTTGCTTCCAGACGTGGTCGAGGAGGAGGTGGCGTCCCTGGCGGGGGAGCTGTCGCTGCACCCGCTCGCGGCGAAGGTGCTGCTGCACCGTGGCTTCCGGACGCCGGAGTCCGCCTCCGCATTCCTGTCCGACAAGCTGGCGGACCTGCCGGACCCGTTCCGGATGAAGGGCATGCCCGCCGCGGTGGAGCGCCTCACGCGCGCCCTGCGCACGCGGGAGAAGGTAACGCTGTATGGGGACTACGACGTGGATGGGGTGTGCTCCACGTCGCTGCTCTACCTGTTCCTCAAGGAGCTGGGCGCCCCACCGGCCACGTACATTCCGCACCGCCTGGATGAGGGCTACGGCCTCAACCTCTCCGCGGTGGAGCGCATCGCCGCGGACGGCACGCGGGTGCTGGTGACGCTGGACTGCGGAATCACTTCCGTGGCGGAGATTACGCGCGCGAAGGAGTTGGGCCTGGACGTGGTGGTGGTGGACCACCACACGGTGCCGCCCACGCTGCCCCCGGCGGTGGCGGTGCTCAACCCGCACCAGCCCGGCTGCGAGTACCCCACCAAGGCGCTGTGCGCCGCGGGCGTGGCCTTCAACTTCTGCATGGGCCTGCGCAAGAAGCTGCGCGACGACGGCTTCTTCGCCACCCGCAAGGAGCCCAACCTCCGCACGCTGATGGACCTGGTCGCCATGGCCACCGTGGCGGACGTGGTGCCCCTCACCGGCGCCAACCGCATCCTCGTCTCCCACGGCCTCCAGGAACTGAGCGCCGGCCGCCGCCCGGGCGTGCGCGCGCTCAAGGAAGTGGCGGGCATGGACCCCGACGCCACCGTCACCGCCGGCCAGGTGGGCTTCCGCCTTGGGCCCCGCATCAACGCCGCGGGCCGGCTGCATGACGCGTCGCTGGGCCTGCAGCTGCTCACCTCGGAGTCGCTGGAGTCGGCGCGCTCGCTGGCGTCGGTGCTGGACAGGGCCAACGCGGAGCGACAGGGCATCGAAAGCAGCATCCTCACGGAGGCGCTGGCGCAGGCGGAGTCCCGCCGGGACTCGCGCGGCTTCGTGCTCTACGACGAGGGCTGGCACCCGGGCGTCATCGGCATCGTCGCCTCGCGCGTGGTGGAGCGCTTCCACCGGCCCACCGTCATGGTGGGCGTGAAGGACGGGGTGGGGAAGGGCTCGGCGCGCAGCATCGAGGGCTTCCACCTCTACGACGCGCTCAGCGGCTGCTCGGAGCTGATGACGAAGTTCGGCGGGCACAAGCACGCCGCCGGCCTCACCATCGACGCGGACCGGCTGCCCGCCTTCCGAGACGCCTTCGAGAGGATTGCCCTCCAGCGCCTCACGCCGGAGGACCTCATCCCCCGGTGCAAGGTGGACGCGGTGGTGAACCCCCACGATTTGGACGCCCACGCCGTGGAGTCGCTCCAGCGCCTGGGGCCCTTCGGCCAGGGCAACCCGGAGCCGGTGCTGGTGCTGCGCCGGCAGGTGGCCCGCCCGCGCGTGCTCCAGCCCAAGTCCGGCACGGGCAGCGGCCACCTCAAGCTGGCGCTCGCGGAGGCACCGGAGCTGGACGCCATCGGCTTCAACATGGCGGACCGGGTGACGCTGGTGGAGGGGCCCGTGGACCTGGCCTTCCAGGCCGGCTTCGACACGTTCCGCGGCCAGCGCAAGCTGTCGCTGCGCCTCAAGGACGTCCGCAAGGCGGCGTGA
- a CDS encoding YHS domain-containing protein gives MKSAQRQGQHWDPVCGKELDTPEGHPTAEYKKRRYFFCSERCRHAFERQAERFRLNELARVGALMTPGRVRWGLA, from the coding sequence ATGAAGAGCGCACAGAGGCAGGGGCAGCATTGGGACCCGGTGTGCGGCAAGGAGCTGGACACACCGGAGGGCCACCCGACGGCGGAGTACAAGAAGCGCCGGTACTTCTTCTGCTCCGAGCGGTGCCGCCACGCCTTCGAGCGTCAAGCGGAGCGCTTCCGCCTCAATGAGCTGGCCCGCGTGGGCGCGCTGATGACGCCGGGCCGCGTGCGCTGGGGGCTCGCGTAG